Genomic DNA from Pseudomonas fluorescens:
ATGGTAGTTCGGCGCGTGTGCTAGTGGATATGCATGATATGATCGGGAGTAATTTGAGGGCTAACAAAAGGAAAGGTTTTATCGTTGTGCCGCCTTACAAGTATTTTTTTCTACAGCCGTAGTGGTTTTTGGGGCTGGGAAGCGTGGCCAGGCGCGATGATTAGGAAGTCGTGATGCCTAAACTCGCAGAGTCTAAACCACTGGCTAACAACGCACCCGAGGCTGCAAGCGTCTTGATTCGTCGGGACGCAGGCAGAACTAATTCAACCAATACTCCGTCCCAACAACCACTCACTAAACCCCCGAACCGCCGCCTGCCGCTCCCGCCCTGGCACGCACACCACGGTATACCGCGCACCCGCCAAGCGAACCTCAGGGCGATATTCAACCAGCTCCCCACGCGCAACAGCCTCAGCAACCAACACATTGCTGGCAAGCACCAGCCCGTGCCCGGCGATCGCCGCCTGCAGGGCGTGCTGTTCCTCGTCATAACGCCGAAAACGCGCGTTCTCCAGCCAGCCCAGGGTGCCGGCCTTGGCGCACCATGCAGGCCAGTCGACTGCAACGTTTGCGCTGCTCAGCCATGGCACGTCGATCAGTTCGACGGGTGAGCCCGCCGCGGGTGGTTGCCAACCGGGGCGGCAATAAACGCCAAAGTGCTCATCCAACAGAGGCTGTTCGAACAGCTGTGGGTCCGGCCTGAAGAGGGCGCGTATCGCCAGGTCGATGCTGGCGTCACGCTGCAGGTCGACCACGTCGTTGCTGGTATGCAGCCTGACGTCGATCTCCGGGTACAACCGATGAAAATCCCCGAGCCGCGGTATCAGCCACAGGCTGGCGAATGCCGGCGTCGTGCTCACCACCAGAGACTGTGCCGCACAAGGCGGTGACAGCACCTGCAGGCCATGTTGGATATCAAGCAGGGCGCGGTACATGTAAGGGTGAAGGCGCTCGCCATCGGCGCTCAGGCGCACGTTTTGGCTGGAGCGCTCGAACAGCCGCACGCCAAGGAAGGCTTCAAGGCTTTTGACCTGGTGGGAGATCGCCGCCGGGCTGACATTCAGTTCCTGGGCCGCTGCCTTGAAGCTGCCCAGCCGCGCAGCGGACTCGAAGCCGCGCAAGGCGGTGAGGGGCAGTTTGGCGAACATGGGCGGGTAGGTTACTCAGGTTGAGCGTGGCTCAATTTAGCTCAATTGTGCGCGGGTGCTCAACTTGCCAGGCTGGGGTCTTCCAAACCGGCTCAGGAGCCCAGCGATGCAAGGTACGCCCCGTAAAATCCTCCAGGCCATCCTCTACGAAGCCGGTGGCGTGCTGTTCGTGGCACCGGCGCTGGCGCTGACTTACGGTCAAGGCATGGGTTATTCAACCCTGCTGTCGCTGGTGATTTCCGCCGTCGCGCTGGCCTGGAACATGCTTTTCAACGGCCTGTTCGAGTGGTGGGAGCGCCGCCAACCCAGCCGCTATCGCAACTGGCAGCGGCGACTACTCCATTCTCTGGGATTTGAAGGCGGCTTGACGTTGATTCTTACCCCGGTGATTGCCGCGTGGTTGGGCATCAGCCTGTGGTTGGCGCTGGTGACCAATCTGGGGTTGTTTGTATTTTTCTTTTTTTACGCACTGGTTTTTCAATGGGTGTTCGATCGAGTGTTCGATGTTCCGCTTTCTGCGCAGACCGATCAGGGGTCTGCGTCCAGCGCCCGCTGAGTCAGTTGCACGACGTGACATTGCGCCTGGTTGTTGCTGATCGTCAGTCATAACCGGGTGCCGATGCTAAAAAACTCATCCAGAAGCCGATAAAAATAAATTCTATCCCGATCAACCTCGATCACTCCATATCGCCGCAGAAACGGCGCTACCCATTGTTCTCCCAACCCCTCGGCAATGTCCCGAGTTGCCAGCGCCAGGTCTTGGTATCGATGCGTGTAACGGGGTGGTGGTTGATTCGTCCTGGGGGGCACCGCAGCTCCTTGGAAGGTCTGGGTCGACCGTCATGAAACCACACATTGGCCCGCCGTGGCAGGGTGTCATTGGTCGGCGACTCGTCTAGACCGGGGGTTTATGCCGGGTCAAGGGTTGCCACTCAGGTTGTTGGCAACTACCCTGAAAATGTTTGGATTGTTACGAGAAAATTCAAGCGTGGCGATTTTCGGTCAACCGACTTAAGGATGAGGTGAACACAATGTTTTCTCATGAAGGTGCTGCAATAGAGGTGTTGCTATTTATTTTTGGCTTTGCAGGCTTTGCCCTGGCGCTGTGGTTTGCTCACGCCTATTTTGAGCGAAAGACTAAAAATGGTGTAAAAAAACAACATTCAGCTCATCGGGGCAGTTAAGCATCGGCTGATGCTGCTTCCCAAGAATTTTTAATCCCCAGAAACAACAAGCCCGCACACTCATGATGAGGCGCGGGCTCTCGATGACCCAAGCCTGCAATCAGAGACGCATGCCTTTGAACGGGTTCCAGCCTTGCTCGCCTTTCATTTCCTTGAGGTAGTAGGCGTAGTTGGCCATGAGTGCGTACATCATCGACATGGCGATGCTCAGGCCTGTACTCAACGGCCGCGGAAACTCCATGCCGAGGATCGCGAAAATCACGCTCAATGCGATATTGATCGCCAGGAAAATACCCAGCAGGGCGAGGTTTTTCTTCCAGAGGCCGAGGACGAACAGGTAGATAGGGCCAAAGAAAAACGCAATCACGTTGGCGTTGATGAGGATTTTCTTCTTGACGCCTGGCAGCGTCTTGACGGCTTCCTTATAGCGCGGGTCGTTTGGTGCGCCATAGGTTTCAAAGAAGTCAAAGCGTTCCTGCCACTTGGCGCTGTATTTACCCGTGCTTTGTACTTGTTCAGTTGTGCTCATTTTGCAAGGCTCCTGCTTTCCATTAGTGATTTTTCTTTCTTCCAAGAAATCCTGTGCTCTGTTTCTAGCGCATTGATTGCTTTGATCTTTGACAAAGGGCGCGAGTGAGTCGCCTGAGGTGTTTATTTTGCCGTTTTATGGGCCTTGGTGTGGAACATTCCGCACTGGCCGCTGGAACGGTCGCCTGGTCTGTGACGTGCTTCACCCTATTTTTTCAATGGGGCCCCCGGTGTGCTGAATCCGGATCGGGAGCAGCAGGTCGAGAACAGAGCAGCACAACTAGACGGTTGACCTTCAGGAGCGGCTGACGCGGTCACCGTAGACACGGATCATGTCCAGCAGGTTCTTGACCCGCAGCGGCAGGTTGCCGGCTGGATAGACCGCATGCATGCGCGGGTCTTCACCCGTGCTGGAGGTTAGTTTGTACTCAGGGAACACCCGCACCAGGCGTCCCGCAGCCACTTCCGGCTCCGCCAGCCAGTCGGCCAGGCGGGCAATCCCGGCACCGGCCAGCGCAGCCTGGAACACCGCCGCGCCGGAACTGAAGCGAAACTTGGGGTGCACGCGAAAGCTGCCGGCCTGGCCCGGCCCACGAAAATTCCATTCCTTGAGAATCCGCGGCGCCGTGTGCAGGATCAATGCGTGCTGTTCCAGCGCCTCGATGGATGTCGGCAGCCCGCATCGCTCCAAGTAGCCAGGGCTGGCATAGAGGTAGCGCGAATAGCTCCACAGCGGGTAGCCGATCAGGTCGCTGGATTGTGGGAAGGCGCCGCGAATCGAAAAGTCCAGCTTGCCCTCGACCGGATCGACCGCCGCATCGGTAAAGATCACATCCACGCTGACATCGGGATAACGCTGGCTGTACTGGGTGATCAACTGGGGGACCACCGTGTGGGCCAAGGATTGCGGTGCGGAAAAGCGGATCCAGCCGGTGGCCAGGCCGCTGAGCCCGGCCAGGTCCTCGTCCGCCTCACGTTGCAGATCGAGCATTCTGTGGGCGTGGGGCAGTAGCCGCTCGCCGGCCTCGGTCAGCGTCACGGCATTGGCCGAGCGATTGAACAGCTTGACCCCGCTGCGTTCTTCCAGCCCTTGAATGACGCGGGTCAGCGAGCTGGGGGAGCGCCCCAGGCTGCGGGCTGCGACGACAAAGCTGCGCTTGCGGGCCACCGTCGCAAAGGCTTCAAGATCAGCCAACATATCCAGTGCCACCGGCTACCTCATTGCACTTTTCACAATATGACATTGCAACACAAAAAAGCCCCTTCCGTTAGCCTTCCCGTTCTCAGCACAAGGACGTAGGTAGACAGGAGCGATGGATATGTCAACGCTGGATGAAACGCTCAGAAAAGCAACCGCCCTTGCGGGCGAAGCGACCCACGAATGGCTGGTGCCAAAAGCCCCCCTCTCGACAGAAAAGCCTTTGGTCGAATTACAGCTTTCCTACGAAGAAAAAAGAAAACTCCACAACGAACTCAGGCATTTCGCGATCGGCGACAGCGCCAGCGGCCTGCGGCAGATGCCCGCCCTCGGACGCTGCCTGGAACAACTGCTGGCTCCGGAAAAATCCCGCTTGCTGCGTGATTTCCAGCACTGCGACGAGGTGGCGCTGGTGATCCGTGGCCTGCCGGTCGACGCGCAGTTGCCGGCGACGCCCTACGGTGGCAACCCGGATATTGCTGAACTGCCGGTGGTCGCCGGGGCGATCCTCGCGGTACTCGCCGTGCTCGGCACCTGCCCGGTGGGCTACCAGGGCGAGAGCGAGGACAGCATATTTCGCCATGTCTCGCCCAAGCAGCAGCGGGAAACCGAGAGGAGTTCTTATGGCTCGCGCCTGGACCTGGGCATGCATGTCGACAATCCACACCTGCCGCTCAGTTGCGAGGCCGTGCAGCAGTTGTCTGCCTGCCCCGAGTACCTGAGCCTGACCGGCTTGCGCTGCGAGCTGACGGTGCCGACGCGGATCGTCGCGATTGCCGACGTGCTCAACATGCTGCCGGACTTCGTCGAGCAGGAACTGCTGCGCCCGAGCTTTTCAGTCCGCCGGCCGGACTCGTTCGCCCGCCAGGACACGGTCCTGGAACAAGTCCCGCTGCTCTACCGGCCCAGCAGCGGCGGCCTGCACTGTCGCTACAACATGGCCAGCATCAGCGCTCACTGCGAGCACTCGCGACTGGCCCTGCAACTGTTCGCCGCCGCTGCCAATCACCCCGACGTAGTCCGCTCGGTACTGCTGCAGCCCGGCGACATGCTGATCTTCAAGAACCAGCAGACCCTGCACGCACGCGATGGCTTCGCGCCGCGCTACGACGGCCTGGACCGCTGGATGCTGCGGGTCTTCGGCGTCAACGACCGCAAGCGCCTGCTCCCGCTCTCGACCACCCACCCCTTTATCGCCAGAGCCTGATCCAATGTTCGATATCGTCCTGCTATGTGTCTTCGCCTTCGCCGCCGGCCTGATCGATGCGGCCGTCGGCGGCGGCGGCCTGATCCAGATCCCGGCACTGTTCAATGTGCTGCCCGGCGCCCAGCCCGCTGCCCTGCTCGGCACCAACAAGGTCGCGGCGGCCTGCGGCACGGCCTTTGCCGCGCGCTCGTTCGTGCGCAAGGTGGTGATCGACTGGAGCCTGGTGGTTCCTGCCGCCGGCGCGGCCTTTGTCATGGCCTTCGCTGGCGCGGCGACGGTATCGCTCGTGCCGCAGGCCGTGATGCGCCCGGCGGTATTGGTGCTAATCATGCTGATGGCGATCTACACCTTCTGGAAAAAGGACTTCGGCAGCCTGCACAAGCCCATGCGCATCGGCACCAAGGAGAAGCTGCTGGCGGTACTGGTCGGTGGCGCCATCGGTTTCTACGACGGGTTGTTCGGACCGGGCACCGGCAGCTTCCTGATCTTCCTGTTCATTCGCTGCTTCGCCTTCGACTTCCTGCACGCCTCGGCGTCGGCCAAGCTGGTGAATATCGCCACCAATGTCGCGGCGCTGCTGTTCTTTATCCCGAGCGGCAACGTGCTCTACTTGGTAGCGCTGCCGATGGCGCTGTTCAATATCCTCGGCGCGCTGACCGGCACCTGGCTGGCGGTGCGCAAGGGTGTGCCCTTTGTCCGCGCGTTGTTCCTGGTGCTGCTGGTGATTCTGATCAGCAAGCTGTCCTATGACCTGATCTCGGTGGGTTGAGTTGCCCATAGCCCCGCCAAAAAGTGTTCGGCAAGCAGATTCAGCCCCATACTCTCGGTTTTTGCACTGTAGATATCCAGATGAGGCCCTGTTTTGTCGAATGTTGAACCCCAGTTGCACGCGCTGACGTTGAATCACATCTATGACGGTTTCAAACAGCTGATCCCAATCTCTCTTTTCGTCGTCGTGTTCGGCGTTGCTTTCGGCCTGGCGGCTGCGCAAACGGGCTTGAGTGATACGTCAGCCGTACTCATGAGCACGCTGGTTTTTGCCGGCGCTTCTCAATTTGCCGCACTGGATCTGTGGGGGCAGCAAGTGCCGGTCGTTCCGCTGATGATCACCGTCTTCGCTATCAACGCCCGGCACTTGTTGATGGGCGCGACGCTTTACCCGTGGCTGCGGGAGCTGCCCGTTGCCAAACGCTACGGTGTCATGCTGGTTGTTTCTGACGCCAACTGGGCCATGGCGATGCAGGCGCTCAGTCGTGGCAAGCCGGGGCTCGGGCTTTTATTCGGCGGCGGCATTGCGCTCTGGGTCGCGTGGATCCTGGGCAGTTGGCTGGGACTTCATTTCGGCAGCGCCATTGAGAACCCGGTCAGTTTCGGACTCGATATGGTGATGGGCTGTTTCTTGTTGGCGATGGTCGTGGGCGGGAAGAAAAACCTGCGCATGTTCATTATCTGGACCGTGGCGGCCTGCTCATCGCTGTTGGCTTACTGGTACTTGCCGGCGAACAGTCATGTCGTGGTCGGCGCTTTGGCGGGGGGCATTCTGGGTGCGCTGTGGATGGAGAAAACACAATGAGCATTGAAACGGCGGGTTACGGCACCCTGATTGTCATATTGATCATGGCCGCGGTGACATTGGCGACTCGGTGGGGCGGTGTTTTCGTGATGTCGTTCGTGCCGATCAACTATCGGGTGCAACAATTCATCACGGCCATGTCCGGTTCGGTGTTGGTGGCGGTGTTGGCTCCGCTGGCGGTTAAAGGTGATAACGGCGCACGCCTGGCTTTGCTGACTACGGCGATCGTCATGCTGATACTGAAAAAACCGTTGCCGGCAATTGCGGCCGGCATACTTGCAGCGGCTTTAGCCAGGCAGTTCTGAATGGTCGAGTCGCCCGCGAACAAGCGAGCGACGAAACCCCATCAACACCCAGGTCAAAAACTCAGCGCCGCCGCTTCCCCAAACGAGTGATCCTGTACACCCGTCATAAAGTGCAGCGACATCTCCTGTGGCGCCTCGATGGGCGGAATTTCAAAACTCCCCACCACCTGCCCCTGAAGCGCACTCAGCCGCATCGACTCTTCTTCCTTTAACTTTGCCATTCTCGCGTGATTCGCTGCGATTTCGTTGAGAGTTGACACGGTACATCTCCGTTTGCTGACCAAGCATTGATTAATTTGCCGCCGCGTCAGAATTACGTCGTTCTTGGCTGCTGAGACAAGTCAGTGCAAGCCCTGAGCCAGACGTGGCCGCCTGTTGGCTCCGCCACTGGACAGGTGACGAATGGCGGGGCAGACGTGCATTGACGGCGGCAACGTTGCAACCATGCCTCAACAATAAGTCACTGATAATACAAACCGCTCCCCGGCAGGGTCAGTCGGTCTCGGCGCTGTAGATGCTTGACCGGTGTGTCGAATACCTGTGCACCACAACCACCCCGGCTCCGATCAGGCTGGTGGCAACCGCCAGCAGCAGAATCACCTGCTGCGTTCCAATAGGCGCGGCCAGCACCGCGACCAGTAGGCCTGCGAGTGGTTGCGACAGGTTGTTGAGCAGCGTGATGACGCCGACGGTCTTGCCGAAGTCCTGGGGCGGAATGACTTGCTGGCGGAGGGTGCGGAAGTAGACGTTGAACATTTTGTCGAAACCGACAATCAGCAAGAAACCGACGACGTAGCCCCCTGTGTTCGGGCTGAGCGCAGTGATGAAGGCGCCGACGGCAATCAGCGTGTAGGAGAGGGCGCCCAGCAGTTTCAAGGGCAGGGTCAGCCGGGCGAGGAGGAACAGAATGAGGATGGTGGTCACGGCACCGGCTGCCTGTAGGCCTGCGTAGTCATCCTTGCCGGCGCCGTAATGGCCGATGACCATGGCCGCCGAGGTGGCGAGGGTGACGCCGATGATCAGGTTGACGCCCACTGCCAGGCTGATGATTTTTTTCAGTTCTGCCAGGTTGCGGATGTGGCCGAAGGCAATGCGCAGCGGGTTCAGCCAGAGGTCATGATGCTGCTCGAAGGTTTCCAGGGTGACCGAACTGATGCGCTGCCAATACAGCATCGCCAGGTCTGCCAGCAGGAACAGCCCGGCAATCGCTAGCACCACCCAGTGCCACGCCCACACCTCTAGCAGCAGCGCAGCGATCAGCGGGCCCAGCACCAAGCCGGTCTGGTCGGCTATTTGCGAGTAGGACAGGGTCTTGGTGTAGGTGTAGTGCTTGAAGATGTACGGCATCACCACTTCGCGGGCCATGATGCCCTGGGTGGTCAGCACGCCGCACAGGGCCGAGAGCGCGACGATCCAATAGATCCCGCCGAAGACGCCATGGAGCACGACCGCCACCCCGCAGGCGACGGCGCGATAGACCTGGCTGATGTGCAGGATGCGAATCGGCGAGAACTTGTCGCACAGCGCGCCGCAGATCGGGAACGACAGGTAGCGTGGCAGGGACTCGACGAAGAACGCCAGGCCTGCCCAGGAGACGCTGTTGGTGGTCTGGAAAACAATCAGCGGGACGATGAACAGCAGAATCTGGTCGGCCAACCGGGAGAGGAACATCGAGACGAAAAAAGCCAGGTAATCCTTGCGCATGAAACTCCTTGATTGCGGTGTTCAGGTATATCCGGTCCAGGCAAGCGGCGCGCAGTGTGATATGGAACTAATATCACCGTTAGTCTCTATATCTTTACAGGGGACATCCCTTTTTTGAGAGAACTGCCATGTTCAAATCGCGCTCGTTGATTGCTGCAGTGACGTGTTTCGCCCTGGCGGCTGGCCCTGGCATTGTTGTCGCGGACCCGGGCAACGGCAAGGGGAATGCTCAATTCGATCAAGGCCCCGGTCATGGACAGGGAGGTAAAGGCGGGCAGGGTAACAAGGGCGGTCAAGGCAATCCCGGCAACAAGGGCAACCAGGGCGGCAAAGGCAACCAAGGTGGTGGCGGCGGCGATTGGCATAACGGCCCGAGCCTCGACCGCAGCGGCATCCTGGGTGTGATTGGCGGCTATCGCGATTACTGGAGCCCCGGCCCGGCGTTGCCGCCAGGCATCCAGAAAAATCTTGCACGAGGCAAGCCGTTGCCACCCGGTATCGCCAAAAAGCTCGATGGGCGACTGCTGGGGCGGTTGCCGCACTATGACGGTTATGAGTGGCAACAGGTCGGCACGGACCTGATCCTGGTGGCGATCGCCACTGGCATCATCTATGAAGTGCTCAATGGCGCGTTCGACTAAGTCGGAGTAATGCCAATCAGTTAAGCAACACACCTGTGGGAGTGGGCTTGCTCGCGAAAGCGGTGGGTCAGTTAGCGATGATGTTGGCTGTGCCGACGCCTTCGCGAGCAAGCTCGCTCCCACAACTGGATTGGAGTATGACTGGGAGAGCCAGGCCGGCTGTCAGGCCGCCTCGCGGTGGACGTTGATCTCGGCGCCCCGTTAACCATGTGTCCGGTCCGTACACGCTTTTCGAAAGTGACCCGCCGTCAGGGCGGAACCCTAAGTGGCCGTTACCGCAGCAATGGATATGTACTCAATCAACAAGAGCAAGCCCACCCACTCCCACAGGTTTCGTATCAGCTTTCAAGTTGCCGCAGCCGTTTGTACAAGGTATTGCGGCTGACGCCCAGCCGTCGCGCCAGGTGTGAAATGTTCCCGCCCACTGCCTGCAACTGACGGTTCAGGTCCTCGGCATCGTTCAGGTCCACCGTCAGCGGCTCAGGCGTTTCCACCGGTTCCATTTCAAGGTCGACAAAGAAGTCGTCGGGCAGGTGTTCCGGGCGGATCGGCTGTTCCTCGGCCATCGCCAGGGCCACTTGCAGCACGCTGCTGACCTGTCGCAGGTTGCCCGGCCATGGATGGCGTTCGAACAGGTCCAGTACCTCGCGGCTCAGGCCGGCCCATTGGGTCGGTTCGCGGTGGTGTTCCCAGAGGCGTTTGAACAGGGCCTGTTTGTCGCTGCGTTCGCGCAGCGGTGGCAGCTCCAGCGTCAGGCCGCCGATGCGGTAGTACAAGT
This window encodes:
- a CDS encoding LysR substrate-binding domain-containing protein produces the protein MFAKLPLTALRGFESAARLGSFKAAAQELNVSPAAISHQVKSLEAFLGVRLFERSSQNVRLSADGERLHPYMYRALLDIQHGLQVLSPPCAAQSLVVSTTPAFASLWLIPRLGDFHRLYPEIDVRLHTSNDVVDLQRDASIDLAIRALFRPDPQLFEQPLLDEHFGVYCRPGWQPPAAGSPVELIDVPWLSSANVAVDWPAWCAKAGTLGWLENARFRRYDEEQHALQAAIAGHGLVLASNVLVAEAVARGELVEYRPEVRLAGARYTVVCVPGRERQAAVRGFSEWLLGRSIG
- a CDS encoding PACE efflux transporter, with protein sequence MQGTPRKILQAILYEAGGVLFVAPALALTYGQGMGYSTLLSLVISAVALAWNMLFNGLFEWWERRQPSRYRNWQRRLLHSLGFEGGLTLILTPVIAAWLGISLWLALVTNLGLFVFFFFYALVFQWVFDRVFDVPLSAQTDQGSASSAR
- a CDS encoding DUF2628 domain-containing protein produces the protein MSTTEQVQSTGKYSAKWQERFDFFETYGAPNDPRYKEAVKTLPGVKKKILINANVIAFFFGPIYLFVLGLWKKNLALLGIFLAINIALSVIFAILGMEFPRPLSTGLSIAMSMMYALMANYAYYLKEMKGEQGWNPFKGMRL
- a CDS encoding LysR family transcriptional regulator; this translates as MALDMLADLEAFATVARKRSFVVAARSLGRSPSSLTRVIQGLEERSGVKLFNRSANAVTLTEAGERLLPHAHRMLDLQREADEDLAGLSGLATGWIRFSAPQSLAHTVVPQLITQYSQRYPDVSVDVIFTDAAVDPVEGKLDFSIRGAFPQSSDLIGYPLWSYSRYLYASPGYLERCGLPTSIEALEQHALILHTAPRILKEWNFRGPGQAGSFRVHPKFRFSSGAAVFQAALAGAGIARLADWLAEPEVAAGRLVRVFPEYKLTSSTGEDPRMHAVYPAGNLPLRVKNLLDMIRVYGDRVSRS
- a CDS encoding TauD/TfdA family dioxygenase gives rise to the protein MSTLDETLRKATALAGEATHEWLVPKAPLSTEKPLVELQLSYEEKRKLHNELRHFAIGDSASGLRQMPALGRCLEQLLAPEKSRLLRDFQHCDEVALVIRGLPVDAQLPATPYGGNPDIAELPVVAGAILAVLAVLGTCPVGYQGESEDSIFRHVSPKQQRETERSSYGSRLDLGMHVDNPHLPLSCEAVQQLSACPEYLSLTGLRCELTVPTRIVAIADVLNMLPDFVEQELLRPSFSVRRPDSFARQDTVLEQVPLLYRPSSGGLHCRYNMASISAHCEHSRLALQLFAAAANHPDVVRSVLLQPGDMLIFKNQQTLHARDGFAPRYDGLDRWMLRVFGVNDRKRLLPLSTTHPFIARA
- a CDS encoding sulfite exporter TauE/SafE family protein, which codes for MFDIVLLCVFAFAAGLIDAAVGGGGLIQIPALFNVLPGAQPAALLGTNKVAAACGTAFAARSFVRKVVIDWSLVVPAAGAAFVMAFAGAATVSLVPQAVMRPAVLVLIMLMAIYTFWKKDFGSLHKPMRIGTKEKLLAVLVGGAIGFYDGLFGPGTGSFLIFLFIRCFAFDFLHASASAKLVNIATNVAALLFFIPSGNVLYLVALPMALFNILGALTGTWLAVRKGVPFVRALFLVLLVILISKLSYDLISVG
- a CDS encoding AzlC family ABC transporter permease, with amino-acid sequence MSNVEPQLHALTLNHIYDGFKQLIPISLFVVVFGVAFGLAAAQTGLSDTSAVLMSTLVFAGASQFAALDLWGQQVPVVPLMITVFAINARHLLMGATLYPWLRELPVAKRYGVMLVVSDANWAMAMQALSRGKPGLGLLFGGGIALWVAWILGSWLGLHFGSAIENPVSFGLDMVMGCFLLAMVVGGKKNLRMFIIWTVAACSSLLAYWYLPANSHVVVGALAGGILGALWMEKTQ
- a CDS encoding AzlD family protein, producing MSIETAGYGTLIVILIMAAVTLATRWGGVFVMSFVPINYRVQQFITAMSGSVLVAVLAPLAVKGDNGARLALLTTAIVMLILKKPLPAIAAGILAAALARQF
- a CDS encoding MFS transporter, whose amino-acid sequence is MRKDYLAFFVSMFLSRLADQILLFIVPLIVFQTTNSVSWAGLAFFVESLPRYLSFPICGALCDKFSPIRILHISQVYRAVACGVAVVLHGVFGGIYWIVALSALCGVLTTQGIMAREVVMPYIFKHYTYTKTLSYSQIADQTGLVLGPLIAALLLEVWAWHWVVLAIAGLFLLADLAMLYWQRISSVTLETFEQHHDLWLNPLRIAFGHIRNLAELKKIISLAVGVNLIIGVTLATSAAMVIGHYGAGKDDYAGLQAAGAVTTILILFLLARLTLPLKLLGALSYTLIAVGAFITALSPNTGGYVVGFLLIVGFDKMFNVYFRTLRQQVIPPQDFGKTVGVITLLNNLSQPLAGLLVAVLAAPIGTQQVILLLAVATSLIGAGVVVVHRYSTHRSSIYSAETD
- a CDS encoding anti-virulence regulator CigR family protein translates to MFKSRSLIAAVTCFALAAGPGIVVADPGNGKGNAQFDQGPGHGQGGKGGQGNKGGQGNPGNKGNQGGKGNQGGGGGDWHNGPSLDRSGILGVIGGYRDYWSPGPALPPGIQKNLARGKPLPPGIAKKLDGRLLGRLPHYDGYEWQQVGTDLILVAIATGIIYEVLNGAFD